In the Gavia stellata isolate bGavSte3 chromosome 17, bGavSte3.hap2, whole genome shotgun sequence genome, TCAGGAGGGAAGCAGAGATAGTGCCGAGATGTAAGTGAGGGTCATCGTCTTTCAGCCCAAGCTGGAGCTCCGGTACCAGACTCTCGAGCAAGGACAGTGCGTGCTGAGCCACCCATTTCCCATagttttctcttgcaaaaaagaaacagctccTATCTTCATCTCATGCCCTACCTGCAGGGTCCTGGGCTTCCGTTCTTCATGATATTCTGGACTTTCCACCAAAACCAGGGATCTGGCTGCCCAGTGTCCTCACCACACAACTGCTGAGAAGGCAGGTCTGGAGACCACCCTGTTGGAGAGCACTCTCAGGAGGCTTCCTCTCCCCATTGACCACAAAGGGCTCCTGGAGGAGGACCAGAAGCTTTCCTGTTAAGAACATTTAGGGAGCTTACTGTAGCTGAGAGGAGGGATGTCCAAACgatgattttttccccaaaatattttcaaggagtGATTGCTCAGCTTTAGGGGTTGCCCGCTTCCATTTGAAGACTCTAGGAACAGGCTAAAGACCCAGGAAAAGTTCTGATAGCTAAAACAGCGTAtcaggagggaggggaaaccaaaataaaactctgTGTAAGGTTTCATAGTTAGGAAGAAGTCCCAGCAAAGAGGGAGGAAGCAGGTGGGTTGGCAAATGCCAACGAGAGGATGAACAATCAACTCTGCGCTGTAAAAGCACtgtgtttctctgtgtttcaggttgAGCTGGATGATCTCAGAGTCCTAAGGCTGAACACTAACAAAGGGGATGAAATACAGCACCAAGGTAAAGCTACTCGGGAGTGTAACCTCCCTACAGCTTTTCACAAAGGTCGTTGCTGAACATCCAGAAGCGAGCCGGAGGACCACGCACCGCGCTGTGCCGTGGCATTTTGCAGCTTaagcaaagctttgcttttgcagcacCCCATTTGTTTTACCCACGCTGTGATATGACTTTTGGCAAGCTGTTTCTAACTGATCTGTGCCTAAACTCTTCTTTTAGATCTTGCATGATTGTCTCTGAGCAGGTCCCACTGGAGAGGGAGTTTTCCGCCTGGGAGATACCTGCCTGTTGTAGAAGAAACctccagcaagaggtttcacACAGAAAACCACGCGTCCAACTAATGGCAGAAAGCAATTGCACCCAAGTGACTGAGTTCAGCTTAACGGGGTTCACAGAGGACCCAGTGACTCAGGTCACCCTCTTTCTGATGTTTCTGCTCACCTACCTTGTCACCATCCTGGGGAACCTTGGGATGATGGCGTTAATCAGGGCCAGCCCTCAGCTCCGCTCCCCCATGTATTATTTCCTGGGCAACCTGGCTTTTGTAGACCTCTGCTCTTCCACCATCATCACCCCCAAGATGTTGGTTGACTTTATATCAGAGAAGAAGGGCATTGCTTACGCTGGGTGCGTGGCTCAGGTGTTCATTTTTGATCTTTTTGGGATGACCGAATGCTTCCTGCTGGCTACGATGGCGTATGACCGTTACGTGGCCATTTGCCATCCCCTGGTGTATCCCCTTGTCATGTCCccaaaatgctgtttccagctgGTGACAGGGTCATATCTCATAGGGCTGACAAATGGCATGGGACAGACTATCGGCATGTCCAATTTATCCTTCTGCGGTCCCAGCATCATCGACCTGTTCTTCTGTGACATTTCCCCTCTGATATCCCTCTCAACCTCCGACACCACCCTCAGCCACATTATCCTAAGAACTTCAGCATCTTTATTCGGTGTATCCAGCAGCCTGGTTGTCCTGGTCTCCTACGTGGCCATCATCTCTGCCATCCTGAGCATCAATTCAGCCGAGGGCAAGCGCAAAGCCTTCTCCACCTGTGCCTCCCACCTCACCACTGTGAGCATCTTCTACGGGACGTCGCTTTTCATGTACTTAAAGCCCAGCGCAGACAGCTCAAGAGGAGATAAATGGGCTGCGGTGCTCTACACCGTGGTGACTCCCATGCTGAACCCCGTGATCTACAGCTTGAGGAATAAGGAGGTGAAGGAGGCTTTGAGGAGCCTCACAAAAATAAAGTGATCTTGAATGTTGTAAATCTATGGCTGGATAGAATGGAGATGTGGGTGATATGCTCagcttttttgttaaatatcTCAGATCAACAACATTTTTGGGGTCTTCTGCACTTTGACTTACATGATGCACTGGCTGATTCAATCTCATCAGCTGAGGACACTAATAATTTCACTCAGTTCTCCAAACGTTGATAATTATATTTAGTAGTTAATGTAACTTGGTGAAGACACAGGTAGAGAACTACAAGCATGCgcttctcattttaaattttgtccTTTACCATTTATTCAATCCTATGTATCAGGACAAATTAAACCAGAAGAATATTGCAAGAATTTCTGCAACTGGCTCCACTCAAACGACAAACTGTGTCATGTGTTGCTCTCCCTTTTGCTTGGCAAATCAGAATAAACAGGGAGTGAATTCTACTATTCCATTAAATCCAATTCCATTTCAAGACAGCGTTGTAAAGTCAGTAAGGACCATAACGACTGGCCTCAGGACGCCAACACCTTTAGCAAGAAAAATAGAGATGACAGCAAATAACTGGCATGCtacacaggaaatattttttctttttcatactCAAACCTCATTAAATGATTAACAACACCCTACATCTCATTTAATTTTAGACAGCTAAAAATTTAAGTTAAATAGGGCATTCGGGTGACCTCTATTGTGATGAAGGCaattggaaagcattttaagaTGCTGTAGTGATGAATCCCCCCAAGGGCAGATACTGTCAAGGAAGCCCCATCCACTGCTCCACACCTTTGCTTTCCATCTCCCTGTTGACAGCAGTAACAGCCATGATCTCCATGGTACCCCGACCAGAACAGATCATAGGAGCTATGGTGTTGCTCAGCAGCCTTCTCCCTCAAACCCGATATTTTGCAGCCCATGCCAGCCTGGACCGATGCCGTTGCCTGCCCTGGTGCCTCTCCTGCCGCCTTCCTGCAGCGAGAGCTGCCGGGTGGTGCACAGACGTTGCGTacatgaaaaaagcaaaaatgctccAGTTTGTGTATGACCTCAGCCCGTACAGGCTGCAGCCTCTGTCAGGACCATGGCGAAGTCTGGAGCGATGGCTTAGCCTTAGTGCTGTCCTAGAGACATGTAATAACTTGGGTTGGAGGGAGAAGCTGCACAGTTGGATTAAATCAAGTCAGGATCAAAGCGGTTTGATGATTTATTGACGACACACAACTAACAGGCACCCAGGGTCAATCAGCTGAATCCTTCTTTGTTCCCAAAGCTTTCTGATAAACCCCTGGTTATTATTTAATCCAGCCAACGGTCGGCTGCCCGGCTAGCACTGTCAGCCCGGGGCAAACACCCTCCCAGGCTGTTTGCGCTCCCGTTCCTCTCTTATCAGCTGTGCTGCCATGGGGGCTGCCCTGCCTAGGAGGGGCTGCGCTGGCCCCCCTACGCAAGGACCCCGGGAGGTCTCCGGTACAGCCACCCACACCAACCAGGGCCAACTCAGACCCCGCTGAGCTTTGGGGACCAGCCAGGGCAGAGGTTTCACACCCTCCCTGGCgcctgtttcagtgtttgaccacccttacagaggtttttttcctccctttgttTCTAACTGGAATTTCCCATGTTGCAAATTCACGATAGAAAGTCTCAGATTTATCCTCATCGGCAATACGAAGCACGTGGAGCACTTGCTGGTGCATGGTCATAGCGAGCAAGGTtcacctttcttcttcatcGCGCATCTCTCCAGATGTGTTCATCAGGACCTACTCCCGAATTGGGACCTCTGTGTACAATTCCTGCTCTTCTCCCACACTTCTGCGCCTCTGCGACTGTCACCATCAGGATGCTGTTTAATTGAGGTGCAGGGAAGATTGctacctttttctttaaataaaagactcaggtttattttttttacagtctcAGAGCACCTCTTCTTGCTGCAGTGACCTGCAGCCGCTATTTGGCAATATGTAAAATATCCcaattattatattatattcAATGACTTTGTGCCTGGCTGGTCTTGCCTTCACCATCACCCGCTGTTTAAATGGGAACACAAACTCTTAGTCTCTTAAAAACACAGGTCTGTGGCTACAGCACTATTGCTCTGCTTGTTGTGGCTTCCTGCCAGAGCTGCCGCCCTCAAAACCGAAAGCATTTTGCTCATTGTGCAAGCAGTGCTTGCTGCGTTGGGGGAAACCGACGGTTAGCCGCATCTAACGGCCCTCGTTGACTTCTGCGGGGTGAGCATCTGACCATGAGAGTG is a window encoding:
- the LOC104256125 gene encoding olfactory receptor 5G3-like, whose protein sequence is MAESNCTQVTEFSLTGFTEDPVTQVTLFLMFLLTYLVTILGNLGMMALIRASPQLRSPMYYFLGNLAFVDLCSSTIITPKMLVDFISEKKGIAYAGCVAQVFIFDLFGMTECFLLATMAYDRYVAICHPLVYPLVMSPKCCFQLVTGSYLIGLTNGMGQTIGMSNLSFCGPSIIDLFFCDISPLISLSTSDTTLSHIILRTSASLFGVSSSLVVLVSYVAIISAILSINSAEGKRKAFSTCASHLTTVSIFYGTSLFMYLKPSADSSRGDKWAAVLYTVVTPMLNPVIYSLRNKEVKEALRSLTKIK